A genomic segment from Paenibacillus sp. FSL K6-1096 encodes:
- a CDS encoding Gx transporter family protein, translating to MGMSSSESATALKRTVIIAIFAAVAVVLSIVEAQIPLAGIGLMPGAKLGFANIMILTCIYFLRGRDVFVLVILKTLLTAFLLGTLSSLLFSLFGSMFSFIAMFALVKLGRKKFSVIGISIVGGLAHNTGQLLAASFVFNSTSIFYYLPVLLITGIVTGIAVGFAVRYVVDSLSRISLFEEFLNGPGH from the coding sequence ATGGGTATGTCCAGTAGTGAATCGGCGACAGCGCTGAAGCGGACGGTTATTATTGCGATTTTTGCAGCCGTTGCCGTTGTGCTGAGTATTGTGGAGGCGCAGATTCCGCTTGCCGGGATCGGCCTGATGCCGGGGGCGAAGCTGGGGTTCGCCAATATTATGATTCTGACCTGCATATACTTTCTGCGCGGGCGCGATGTATTTGTGCTGGTGATTCTGAAGACGCTGCTAACCGCCTTCCTGCTCGGCACGCTGTCCAGCCTGCTGTTCAGCCTGTTCGGGTCGATGTTCAGCTTCATCGCGATGTTCGCGCTGGTGAAGCTGGGCCGCAAGAAGTTCAGTGTCATCGGCATCAGTATTGTGGGCGGTCTTGCCCATAATACAGGCCAGCTGCTGGCGGCATCGTTCGTATTTAATTCAACCAGTATTTTCTATTACCTGCCGGTTCTGCTGATCACCGGTATTGTAACCGGAATTGCGGTCGGCTTCGCCGTGCGGTATGTAGTTGACTCGCTATCCAGAATCTCTTTGTTTGAAGAGTTCCTGAATGGACCGGGCCATTAG
- a CDS encoding NusG domain II-containing protein, translating to MKRADVLLISIVLIAALAFLVPRWLSNDADKGGPGKELKANITVDGKLFKTVTLTKEEQTIEVRTERGYNILKVHDYGIEMFDADCPDQVCLGFGFITLPKQTIVCLPHRVLVEIASGAGEDEVDGYVQ from the coding sequence ATGAAACGCGCAGATGTGCTGCTGATTTCTATCGTTCTGATCGCTGCGCTCGCTTTTCTCGTACCGAGATGGCTGTCAAACGATGCTGATAAAGGTGGGCCGGGCAAAGAGCTGAAGGCCAACATAACGGTAGACGGTAAGCTGTTCAAGACCGTAACCCTCACCAAAGAAGAGCAGACCATTGAAGTCCGCACCGAGCGGGGCTATAACATTCTGAAGGTGCATGATTATGGAATTGAGATGTTCGATGCGGATTGTCCCGATCAGGTATGCCTTGGCTTCGGATTCATCACCCTGCCTAAGCAGACCATTGTATGCCTTCCGCACCGGGTACTCGTTGAAATCGCAAGCGGGGCAGGGGAGGATGAAGTAGATGGGTATGTCCAGTAG
- a CDS encoding ATP-binding cassette domain-containing protein, with amino-acid sequence MNQAYQDTFSGEQPVVIALEEVSFGYDPEHPILHDISVSIPQGQWVSIVGPNGCGKSTLVKLLNALLPKSAGSISVCGHVLQEETVQPIRQCIGMVFQNPDNQFIGQTVEEDILFGLEGLCLPYEEMKERLDFYTAKLGISHLLSKHPGELSGGQKQRVAIASILAMKPGIVIFDEASSMLDEGSRDELMGILRDMQAEGTYTILLITHDADEILASDRVLALHGGGIAADVTPAELFRDAELLKSCHLREPYTWQLARELQSRGITVEVPAGEKELIDTLWPYNYSK; translated from the coding sequence ATGAATCAAGCGTACCAAGATACATTCTCCGGTGAGCAGCCGGTGGTGATTGCACTTGAAGAGGTATCCTTCGGCTATGATCCGGAGCATCCGATTCTTCATGATATCAGCGTATCCATCCCGCAGGGGCAGTGGGTAAGCATCGTTGGACCCAACGGCTGCGGGAAATCTACACTCGTCAAGCTGCTGAATGCGCTGCTGCCGAAGAGCGCCGGCAGTATCTCTGTCTGCGGGCATGTCCTGCAGGAAGAAACGGTTCAGCCTATCCGGCAATGCATCGGGATGGTCTTCCAGAACCCGGATAACCAGTTCATCGGGCAGACGGTCGAGGAGGATATTCTTTTCGGCCTGGAGGGACTGTGCCTGCCCTATGAAGAGATGAAGGAGCGGCTCGATTTCTATACCGCGAAGCTCGGGATCAGCCATCTGCTGTCCAAGCACCCCGGAGAGCTGTCGGGCGGGCAGAAGCAGCGGGTCGCCATCGCCTCGATCCTCGCCATGAAGCCAGGCATCGTCATCTTCGACGAGGCCTCTTCCATGTTGGACGAAGGCAGCCGGGACGAGCTGATGGGCATCCTGCGGGACATGCAGGCGGAGGGAACCTATACGATTCTGCTGATCACCCATGATGCCGATGAGATTCTGGCCTCGGATCGGGTGCTTGCACTGCATGGCGGAGGTATTGCGGCCGATGTGACGCCTGCGGAGCTGTTCCGCGATGCGGAGCTGCTGAAGAGCTGCCATCTGCGGGAGCCCTACACCTGGCAGCTCGCCCGGGAGCTGCAGAGCCGGGGAATTACGGTGGAGGTACCTGCCGGGGAAAAGGAGCTTATAGACACGCTATGGCCATACAACTACAGCAAGTAA